Proteins co-encoded in one Campylobacter jejuni genomic window:
- a CDS encoding Cj1386 family hemin-binding protein yields the protein MTTLSLEEEKRFEELCKMAFNFARNNECENLKIMIEAGLNVNLKTHKGDSLLMLAAYNNSYESAKMLLEKGAKVDEKNDRGQTPLAGVCFKGYLPMCELLVKYGANIDENNGLGMTPYTFAIMFGRKDVAEFLLKKSKNNFLKKISLKILKFIKKF from the coding sequence ATGACAACTCTTAGTTTAGAAGAAGAAAAAAGATTTGAAGAGCTTTGCAAAATGGCTTTTAATTTTGCAAGAAATAATGAATGTGAAAATCTTAAAATCATGATAGAAGCAGGTTTAAATGTAAATTTAAAAACTCATAAAGGCGATAGCTTGCTTATGCTTGCAGCTTATAATAATTCTTATGAAAGCGCTAAAATGCTTTTAGAAAAAGGTGCAAAAGTGGATGAAAAAAATGATCGCGGACAAACCCCATTAGCGGGAGTTTGTTTTAAAGGATACTTACCTATGTGTGAACTTTTAGTTAAATATGGAGCAAATATTGATGAAAACAATGGTTTAGGAATGACACCTTATACTTTTGCTATTATGTTTGGACGCAAAGATGTGGCAGAATTTTTACTCAAAAAATCTAAAAATAATTTTTTAAAGAAAATAAGCCTAAAAATACTAAAATTTATCAAAAAATTTTAG
- a CDS encoding transcriptional regulator, with product MDEGQKQQFIKLTYFLGEVLGEQYEIVFHVITEDGAYIAAIANSHISGRSLDSPLTAFASELMQNKKYLEKDFLCDYKALVGKSKLIRGSTFFIKNHDKLVGILCINHDTSIMRDLICKMIDLEKIGDMGDILGNISFSQNDSSIETLSHSIEDILVQSVDSSYLNSDYQLSITQKEEIAEKLYEKGIFNIKGAVPIVAKFLKISEPSVYRYLKKFKK from the coding sequence ATGGATGAGGGACAAAAACAACAATTTATAAAGTTGACATATTTTTTAGGAGAAGTTTTAGGTGAGCAATATGAGATAGTTTTTCATGTAATTACTGAAGATGGGGCCTATATTGCAGCAATTGCTAACAGTCATATTAGTGGAAGAAGTTTAGATTCTCCCTTGACTGCTTTTGCAAGTGAGCTTATGCAAAATAAAAAATATTTAGAAAAAGATTTTTTATGTGATTATAAGGCTCTTGTTGGAAAATCAAAATTAATTAGAGGATCTACTTTTTTTATTAAAAATCATGACAAATTAGTAGGTATTTTGTGTATCAATCATGATACTAGCATTATGAGAGATTTAATATGCAAGATGATTGATTTAGAAAAAATTGGAGATATGGGTGATATTTTAGGAAATATTAGTTTTTCTCAAAATGATTCAAGTATAGAAACATTAAGTCACTCGATAGAGGATATTTTAGTTCAAAGCGTAGATTCTAGTTATTTAAATTCTGATTATCAATTAAGCATTACTCAAAAAGAAGAAATTGCTGAAAAGCTATATGAAAAAGGTATTTTTAATATAAAAGGGGCGGTTCCTATCGTAGCAAAATTTTTAAAAATTTCAGAACCTAGTGTCTATAGGTATCTGAAGAAATTTAAAAAATAA
- a CDS encoding RidA family protein, with protein sequence MSNYPKAIGPYSAYREVNGLLFISGQLPINPASGEIESSDIKEQTKQSLKNIGAILEENGISYDKVIKTTCFLADINDFVAFNEIYAEFFKAPYPARSAFAVKDLPKKAKVEIEIIAQKG encoded by the coding sequence ATGTCAAACTATCCAAAGGCCATTGGTCCATACTCAGCTTACAGAGAAGTAAATGGACTTTTATTTATATCAGGACAACTTCCTATCAACCCTGCTTCAGGAGAAATAGAAAGCTCTGATATCAAAGAACAAACCAAACAATCTTTAAAAAATATCGGTGCTATCTTAGAAGAAAATGGTATCAGTTATGATAAAGTGATTAAAACCACTTGCTTTTTAGCTGATATTAATGATTTTGTAGCATTCAATGAAATTTATGCTGAATTTTTTAAAGCTCCTTATCCAGCAAGAAGTGCTTTTGCGGTAAAAGATCTACCAAAAAAAGCTAAAGTAGAGAT